One genomic window of Denticeps clupeoides chromosome 14, fDenClu1.1, whole genome shotgun sequence includes the following:
- the LOC114763738 gene encoding gap junction epsilon-1 protein-like: MNNTPPGLRLLRPPTVTGQFHTLFFGSVRMFFLGVLGFAVYGNEALHFSCDPDRRELNLYCYNQFRPITPQVFWALQLVTVLVPGAAFHLYAACKNIDQEEILQRAVYTVFYIISVVLRIILEIVAFWLQSHLFGFRVPALYACDAGALGPALAAARCMVPEHFEKTVFLSAMYTFTVITVLLCVAEVFEVLHRRLGYSTNQ; the protein is encoded by the exons ATGAACAACACTCCGCCTGGACTGCGGTTG ctcAGGCCTCCGACAGTGACAGGCCAGTTCCACACGCTGTTCTTCGGCTCCGTGCGCATGTTCTTCCTCGGCGTCCTGGGGTTCGCCGTGTATGGCAATGAGGCCCTGCATTTCAGCTGCGACCCGGACAGGAGGGAGTTAAACCTCTACTGCTACAACCAGTTCAGACCCATAACGCCTCAG gtatTCTGGGCGCTGCAGCTGGTAACCGTCTTGGTCCCCGGCGCCGCCTTCCACCTGTACGCCGCCTGCAAGAACATCGACCAGGAGGAGATCCTCCAGCGGGCGGTGTACACCGTGTTCTACATCATCTCGGTGGTGCTGCGCATCATCCTGGAGATCGTCGCGTTCTGGCTGCAGAGCCACCTGTTCGGGTTCCGGGTGCCGGCCCTGTACGCGTGCGACGCCGGCGCCCTGGGCCCGGCCCTCGCCGCCGCCAGGTGCATGGTGCCGGAGCACTTCGAGAAGACCGTCTTCCTCAGCGCCATGTACACCTTCACCGTCATCACCGTGCTCCTCTGCGTGGCCGAGGTTTTCGAGGTACTGCACCGGCGGCTGGGCTACTCAACCAACCAGTGA
- the LOC114763510 gene encoding neuromedin-B receptor-like, whose translation MDATPGNSSFPEDPAELDKFADEPEPDGGTDLVMRYVILSAYVVIITVGLLGNITLVKIFISNSAMRSVPNIFISSLAAGDLLLLVTCVPVDAFRYFFEEWIFGTVACKLIPVIQLTSVGVSVFTLTALSADRYKAIVNPMDIQTSSAVLWTCLKAVSIWLVSVLLAVPEAIFSQVVHIQDKNVTFTACVPYPLSNEMHPKIHSVLIFLVYFLIPLGIISVYYYHIARTLIKSAHDMPGEISEHSKRQMETRKRLAKIVLVFVGLFALCWFPNHVLYMYRSFNYRHIDSSLSHFIITLLARVLSFSSSCVNPFALYMLSESFRRHFNSQLRCQRKPYHERNASFLQSTSAVRMTSIKKNPPAANGHGTRQEVSL comes from the exons aTGGACGCCACGCCAGGCAACTCGTCCTTCCCAGAAGACCCGGCGGAGTTGGACAAGTTCGCGGACGAGCCGGAGCCGGACGGCGGCACGGACCTCGTCATGCGCTACGTGATCCTCTCCGCGTACGTGGTCATCATCACGGTGGGTCTGCTGGGCAACATCACGCTGGTGAAGATCTTCATCAGCAACAGCGCCATGCGCAGCGTGCCCAACATCTTCATCTCCAGCCTGGCCGCGGGGGACCTGCTGCTCCTGGTCACCTGCGTCCCCGTGGACGCCTTCAGGTACTTCTTCGAGGAGTGGATCTTCGGGACGGTGGCGTGCAAGCTGATCCCGGTCATCCAGCTGACGTCGGTCGGCGTGTCGGTCTTCACCCTCACCGCCCTGAGCGCCGACAG atataAAGCAATCGTGAACCCCATGGACATCCAGACCtccagtgctgtgctgtggactTGCCTGAAAGCTGTGTCCATATGGCTGGTCTCGGTCCTGCTGGCTGTGCCCGAAGCCATCTTTTCCCAGGTTGTCCACATCCAGGACAAGAACGTGACCTTCACCGCATGTGTGCCCTACCCCCTCTCGAACGAGATGCATCCCAAAATCCACTCCGTGTTGATATTCCTGGTCTATTTCCTCATCCCTCTGGGAATCATCTCTGTCTACTATTATCACATCGCCAGGACGCTGATCAAGAGCGCCCATGACATGCCAGGGGAGATCAGCGAGCATTCAAAACGACAG ATGGAGACACGGAAGCGGCTCGCCAAGATAGTCCTGGTCTTCGTGGGCCTTTTCGCGCTGTGCTGGTTCCCCAACCACGTGCTCTACATGTACCGCTCCTTCAACTACCGCCACATCGACTCGTCCCTGTCCCACTTCATCATCACGCTGCTGGCCCGCGTGCTGAGCTTCTCCAGCTCTTGCGTCAACCCCTTCGCTCTGTACATGTTGAGCGAGAGCTTCCGAAGACACTTCAACAGCCAGCTGCGGTGCCAGAGGAAGCCGTACCACGAGCGCAACGCTAGCTTCCTCCAGAGCACCTCCGCCGTCCGCATGACCTCCATCAAGAAGAACCCCCCCGCAGCCAACGGTCACGGCACCAGGCAGGAGGTGTCTCTCTAG